Below is a window of Cytobacillus firmus DNA.
GTTGCCGCCTGCCGCATTGGCAGCAGCTACCGTACCTTCCGCACTTGCAGCGTGTGCTAATTGCCAGCCGCCAATTATATCACCGACAGCATAGACATTCGGCAAGCTGGTTTCCAATCTGTCATTAACCTTTATAAATGGCCCATTATGTTCAATGTTTACCTCTTTAGCTGCTGAAAGATTCGGACGGCGGCCTGTGCAAACCAGTAGTGACGCTGCATCAAACGATACTATATTTCCCTTTGAGTCACTGCATTTTACTTGTTTCAAACCGCCAGTCTCATTTACATCCTGGACACTGACGCCAGTATGTATTTTGATGCCTTTCTTTTTTAATGATTTTGTCAGAAATTTGGAAGCCTCACTATCTTCAGAAGGCACAATCTGACTGGCTGCTTCTATAATGGTTACATCTGATTTTAGAGATGCGAAGATTGTTGCAAACTCAACCCCAATTACTCCGCCCCCTATAATAATCACCGATTCGGGTATCTCTTCCAGATCAAAGATCGTATCACTCGTTTCGTATTGAACTGCTTCAAGACCTGGAATCTTGGGAATAGCTGGAGTCGAGCCTGTAGCAAGAATAACCTTTTCGGATTTTAGCACTTTCTCCTCGGAACCCATTGTTACTCTAATATTTCCATCTTTTTGGATCAACCCGAAGCCATTATAAATGTCTATTTTTCCTTGTTTGAGCAGATAGGAGATTCCGCTGCGCAAACGATTTATCACTTCATCTTTTCTTTGTCTCATTTTACTTAGAGATAAGGTTAACTCACCTGAATCGATTCCCCAATCCCTTGCTTTTTCAATTTGTTCAATTATTTCTGAGTGTTTTAAATAAGTCTTAGAGGGGATACAGCCTCTATTTAAACAGGTTCCCCCCAGAAAGTCGGCTTCAATTACTGCTGTCTTCTTACCTAACT
It encodes the following:
- the lpdA gene encoding dihydrolipoyl dehydrogenase, translating into MEKTYDVIVIGGGPGGYVAALHAAELGKKTAVIEADFLGGTCLNRGCIPSKTYLKHSEIIEQIEKARDWGIDSGELTLSLSKMRQRKDEVINRLRSGISYLLKQGKIDIYNGFGLIQKDGNIRVTMGSEEKVLKSEKVILATGSTPAIPKIPGLEAVQYETSDTIFDLEEIPESVIIIGGGVIGVEFATIFASLKSDVTIIEAASQIVPSEDSEASKFLTKSLKKKGIKIHTGVSVQDVNETGGLKQVKCSDSKGNIVSFDAASLLVCTGRRPNLSAAKEVNIEHNGPFIKVNDRLETSLPNVYAVGDIIGGWQLAHAASAEGTVAAANAAGGNEKIDYKVMPRCIYTLPEIASVGLTEDEARKQGLDVRVERFDFAGIGKALSAGEPEGFTKIIYEAKYGEIIGAVMAGSHVTELIAEASAFMYLEGTIEEAAKMIHPHPSLSESFYEAAVKAKYKLNSSHKVLT